The following coding sequences are from one Mycolicibacterium aichiense window:
- a CDS encoding PadR family transcriptional regulator: MTEPESGAMPSLSATGWALLGMLSYETELSGYDIRKWIDWSMRYYYGSPAFSQIYSELKKLEKMGLLTSRADGAGTRNRRLYRITPRGMDAVTRWARESPVEPPTLKHPAILRVTLGHLSDPASLKQMLQEHIAYIDRMQRDAAKEARWAAADPSWAYAKIALDWADRYYASERELTMQLMKDLDEAEANFPKVGEGGKIPWPDPSYWYEIERKADAEDA; this comes from the coding sequence ATGACCGAACCCGAGTCTGGCGCCATGCCGTCGCTGTCCGCGACCGGCTGGGCATTGCTCGGGATGCTGTCGTACGAGACGGAACTGTCGGGTTACGACATCCGGAAATGGATCGACTGGAGCATGCGCTACTACTACGGCAGCCCGGCGTTCAGCCAGATCTATTCGGAGCTCAAGAAGCTCGAGAAGATGGGCTTGCTCACCTCGCGGGCGGACGGCGCAGGTACCCGCAACCGTCGTCTCTACAGGATCACCCCGCGCGGGATGGACGCGGTGACCCGCTGGGCCAGGGAGTCTCCGGTCGAGCCGCCGACACTGAAGCATCCGGCGATCCTGAGGGTGACGTTGGGGCACCTGAGCGATCCGGCGTCGCTCAAACAGATGCTGCAGGAGCACATCGCCTACATCGACAGGATGCAGCGTGACGCCGCCAAGGAAGCGCGATGGGCCGCCGCGGATCCCTCCTGGGCGTACGCCAAGATCGCACTGGACTGGGCCGACCGGTACTACGCATCCGAACGGGAACTCACCATGCAACTCATGAAGGATCTCGACGAGGCAGAGGCGAACTTTCCGAAAGTCGGTGAGGGCGGCAAGATTCCGTGGCCCGATCCGTCCTACTGGTACGAGATCGAGCGGAAAGCCGACGCCGAGGACGCCTAG
- a CDS encoding 3-ketosteroid-delta-1-dehydrogenase yields MISTSHNTIPAGLTVADAEVDLLVVGSGTGLAAALTARERGLSVLVVEKSSHVGGSTARSGGALWLPASPVIAECGGVDTAARAQTYLDSVVAGSAPRERSAAYVDHLPATVDMLRRTTPMKLFWAKEYSDYHPEAPGGSAAGRTCECRPLDTAILGEYLPDLRPGIMESGIPMPTTGADYRWMNLVSRVPRKGLPTIVKRLAQGLGGLALGRRYAAGGQALAAGLFAGAIRAEIPIWLNTTLAELLVDGGRVTGAIVEHAGTAVTVTARRGVVLAAGGFDHRMDMRRKFQSEALGSNASLGADTNTGDAIRIGQDIGADIALMDQAWWFPAVAPLPGGAPAVMLAERSLPGSFIVDQNGRRFANESADYMSFGQRILQLESAGTPVESMWIVFDQQYRNSYVFAAELFPRMAIPRAWYDAGIAVRADDFAALAHQMGVPADSFGATVDRFNEDAFAGEDPEFGRGRSAYDRYYGDPTITPNPNLRPLIKGPFYAVKMVLSDLGTCGGLRADERARVLREDGTVIDGLYAIGNTAANAFGDTYPGAGATIAQGLVYGYIAALDAAKRT; encoded by the coding sequence GTGATCTCCACCAGCCACAACACCATTCCCGCCGGCCTGACCGTCGCCGATGCCGAAGTGGATCTCCTCGTCGTCGGTTCCGGTACCGGGCTCGCGGCCGCTTTGACCGCCCGGGAGCGGGGGTTGTCTGTTCTCGTCGTGGAGAAGTCGTCGCACGTCGGTGGCTCCACCGCGCGGTCCGGCGGTGCGTTGTGGCTGCCCGCCAGCCCAGTGATCGCGGAATGCGGCGGCGTGGACACCGCGGCCCGAGCACAGACCTATCTTGATTCCGTCGTCGCAGGCTCGGCACCCCGGGAGCGTTCAGCGGCGTATGTCGACCATCTCCCGGCGACGGTCGACATGTTGCGCCGCACGACTCCGATGAAGTTGTTCTGGGCCAAGGAATACTCCGACTATCACCCGGAGGCGCCCGGCGGATCCGCTGCCGGGCGGACCTGCGAATGCCGCCCGCTCGACACCGCGATCCTCGGCGAGTACCTCCCGGACCTTCGCCCCGGCATCATGGAGTCCGGCATTCCGATGCCGACCACCGGTGCGGATTACCGCTGGATGAATCTTGTGAGCCGAGTGCCCCGAAAAGGGTTGCCCACCATCGTCAAACGATTGGCCCAGGGGCTGGGCGGTCTGGCGCTCGGCAGGCGCTACGCCGCCGGGGGTCAGGCACTGGCCGCCGGGCTGTTTGCCGGCGCCATCCGTGCCGAGATCCCGATCTGGCTCAACACCACCCTTGCCGAACTCCTCGTCGACGGTGGCCGGGTCACCGGTGCGATCGTCGAGCACGCCGGCACGGCCGTCACTGTCACGGCGCGACGCGGTGTGGTGCTCGCCGCCGGCGGCTTCGACCATCGGATGGACATGCGGCGCAAGTTCCAGTCCGAGGCGCTGGGAAGCAATGCGAGCCTCGGCGCGGACACCAACACCGGTGATGCGATCCGCATCGGCCAAGACATCGGCGCAGACATCGCATTGATGGATCAAGCGTGGTGGTTCCCCGCGGTGGCGCCGTTGCCCGGCGGGGCGCCGGCGGTGATGCTGGCCGAGCGGTCGCTGCCCGGCTCGTTCATCGTCGACCAGAACGGCCGCCGGTTCGCCAACGAGTCAGCCGATTACATGAGCTTCGGCCAGCGCATCCTGCAGCTGGAATCCGCTGGAACGCCGGTGGAGAGCATGTGGATCGTCTTCGACCAGCAGTACCGCAACAGCTATGTCTTTGCCGCCGAGCTGTTTCCGCGGATGGCCATCCCCCGCGCCTGGTACGACGCCGGAATCGCCGTGCGAGCAGACGACTTCGCCGCGCTGGCGCACCAGATGGGCGTTCCCGCAGACAGCTTCGGCGCGACGGTTGACCGCTTCAACGAAGATGCGTTCGCCGGTGAGGACCCCGAGTTCGGTCGGGGCCGAAGCGCCTATGACCGGTATTACGGTGATCCGACGATCACGCCCAACCCCAACCTGCGGCCGTTGATCAAGGGACCGTTCTACGCGGTGAAGATGGTGCTCAGCGACCTGGGTACCTGCGGCGGGTTGCGTGCCGACGAGCGGGCCCGGGTGCTTCGCGAGGACGGCACCGTCATCGACGGGCTGTACGCGATCGGCAACACCGCGGCCAACGCATTCGGGGACACCTATCCCGGCGCCGGCGCGACCATCGCGCAGGGGCTGGTGTACGGCTACATCGCCGCACTCGACGCCGCGAAGAGGACCTAG
- a CDS encoding Rieske 2Fe-2S domain-containing protein, translating to MTHAEADEIRVIEAGSVPTRFARGWHCLGLIRDFADGKPHQINAFGQKLVVFCSQDGAINVLDGYCRHMGGDLSQGTVKGNEIACPFHDWRWGGDGRCKSVPYSKRTPRLARTASWPTLQQDGMLFVWNDPERKAPPADVTIPRIEGAGSDDWTDWHWYTTVVNTNCREIIDNVVDMAHFFYIHGSLPTHFKNIFEGHVATQYMNSGGRPDIGEPGETQMLGTTSVASYHGPSFMIDDLTYHYTDVDHHTVLINCHYPIDANSFVLQYGIIVKKSPELPDDLAMQTAIGLGDFVKMGFEQDVEIWRNKTRIDNPLLVEEDGPVYQLRRWYEQFYVDVADVTPDMVDRFEFELDTTQPTAAWMKEVEANLATQKAASGSVGG from the coding sequence ATGACGCATGCCGAGGCCGACGAAATTCGCGTGATCGAGGCCGGATCGGTCCCCACCCGCTTTGCCCGGGGATGGCACTGCCTGGGTCTGATCCGGGATTTCGCCGATGGCAAGCCGCACCAGATCAACGCGTTCGGCCAGAAGCTCGTGGTGTTCTGCAGCCAGGACGGCGCCATCAACGTGCTCGACGGCTATTGCCGGCACATGGGTGGTGATCTGTCCCAGGGAACGGTGAAGGGCAACGAGATCGCCTGCCCCTTCCACGACTGGCGCTGGGGAGGCGACGGCCGGTGCAAGTCGGTGCCCTACAGCAAGCGCACGCCCCGGCTGGCGCGCACGGCCTCATGGCCCACCTTGCAGCAGGACGGCATGCTGTTCGTCTGGAATGACCCGGAGCGCAAAGCGCCGCCGGCAGATGTGACGATTCCCCGCATCGAGGGCGCCGGTAGCGACGACTGGACCGACTGGCATTGGTACACCACCGTGGTGAACACGAACTGCCGGGAGATCATCGACAACGTCGTGGACATGGCGCACTTCTTCTACATCCACGGATCGCTGCCCACCCATTTCAAGAACATCTTCGAAGGCCACGTCGCAACGCAGTACATGAACAGTGGCGGCCGGCCCGATATCGGCGAGCCCGGTGAAACCCAGATGTTGGGAACGACATCGGTCGCGTCCTACCACGGGCCGTCATTCATGATCGACGATCTGACCTATCACTACACCGATGTCGACCACCATACGGTTCTGATCAACTGCCACTATCCGATCGACGCGAATTCCTTTGTCCTGCAATACGGGATCATCGTCAAGAAGTCGCCCGAGCTGCCCGACGACCTGGCCATGCAGACGGCGATCGGTCTCGGCGACTTCGTGAAGATGGGCTTCGAGCAAGATGTCGAGATCTGGCGTAACAAGACCCGGATCGACAACCCCTTGCTGGTGGAAGAAGACGGGCCGGTGTACCAGCTGCGGCGGTGGTACGAGCAGTTCTATGTCGACGTCGCCGACGTCACGCCGGATATGGTGGACCGCTTCGAGTTCGAGCTCGACACCACTCAACCCACCGCGGCGTGGATGAAGGAAGTGGAGGCCAACCTGGCCACCCAAAAGGCGGCATCCGGGTCAGTGGGGGGATGA
- a CDS encoding ferredoxin has protein sequence MTVRPDIRLADSPMVPVTCERCAAGVEVRKSSWNQTSVQWTASALSRCEERCSASQLAENGRGGLFLACSALNRSIVDAVKAGTVPVLDTAL, from the coding sequence ATGACGGTCCGCCCAGACATTCGGCTCGCTGACTCGCCGATGGTCCCGGTGACGTGTGAGCGTTGCGCCGCCGGTGTTGAGGTCCGAAAGAGTAGTTGGAATCAGACCAGTGTGCAGTGGACCGCGTCGGCTTTGAGTCGTTGCGAAGAGCGCTGCAGCGCATCGCAATTGGCGGAGAACGGCAGGGGCGGTCTCTTCCTGGCGTGCTCGGCCCTCAATCGTTCGATCGTCGATGCGGTGAAGGCGGGCACGGTTCCCGTTCTCGACACCGCCCTCTGA
- a CDS encoding TetR/AcrR family transcriptional regulator — protein sequence MAVTAKPATLTERRAEELRLEVAVAARDIFLADGSFSATVERICEVVGIAPRTFHRHFPVKEDVILPLFGKFGSLSIHVLAGAESGSDPVDVLVRAFGSEIPKRGQFDVDRAFMALVLSDQQYRLRWLDWGQDLAMPITEFLDNRFDLGTDSFSRELPAQLIIQACRHAYVHWVDDGDFARLQSALRIAIQMIIGSLDAKQRQP from the coding sequence ATGGCGGTGACAGCTAAGCCGGCCACACTCACCGAGCGGCGCGCCGAGGAGTTGCGCCTCGAAGTCGCCGTGGCGGCCCGGGACATCTTCCTTGCCGACGGATCCTTTTCGGCGACCGTGGAGCGGATCTGTGAGGTCGTCGGCATCGCGCCTCGGACGTTTCACCGCCACTTCCCTGTCAAGGAAGACGTCATCCTGCCGCTCTTCGGCAAGTTCGGCAGCCTGAGCATTCACGTGCTGGCCGGCGCGGAATCAGGCAGCGACCCCGTCGACGTATTGGTTCGTGCCTTCGGCAGCGAAATCCCCAAGCGCGGTCAATTCGACGTCGACCGTGCGTTTATGGCCTTGGTGCTCAGCGACCAGCAGTATCGACTGCGTTGGCTGGATTGGGGCCAAGACCTCGCCATGCCGATCACCGAGTTCCTCGACAACCGGTTCGACCTCGGCACCGACTCCTTCTCGCGAGAGTTGCCTGCACAGTTGATAATTCAGGCATGCAGGCATGCTTACGTGCACTGGGTCGACGATGGTGATTTCGCCCGCCTGCAATCCGCGCTGCGAATCGCGATCCAGATGATCATTGGGTCGCTCGACGCGAAACAGCGTCAGCCTTAA
- a CDS encoding nuclear transport factor 2 family protein — protein MDSAFLAQLRDERAIERALVLFARAMDERDWAAMERILSADAEGDFGTGRVTGRSAVIGLVRGYLDHCGLTQHLLGNVVIDVSGDEATSRAYIRDVHLDSTNDPATRMYTLGDYRDAWRRTADGSWQLVERVKVNRGFVGTLEVFDEKPR, from the coding sequence ATGGATTCAGCTTTTCTGGCACAGCTGCGCGACGAACGTGCCATCGAACGGGCATTGGTTCTCTTCGCGCGTGCAATGGACGAACGGGACTGGGCGGCGATGGAGCGCATCCTTTCCGCCGACGCCGAGGGCGATTTCGGCACCGGGCGGGTGACTGGGCGCTCCGCGGTCATCGGCCTCGTCCGCGGTTACCTGGACCACTGCGGACTCACCCAGCACCTGCTCGGCAATGTCGTGATCGATGTTTCGGGTGATGAGGCCACCAGCCGGGCCTACATCCGCGATGTTCACCTGGACTCGACCAACGATCCAGCGACGCGGATGTACACCCTCGGCGACTACCGCGACGCCTGGCGGCGTACGGCCGATGGATCATGGCAGCTGGTCGAACGGGTGAAGGTCAATCGCGGCTTCGTCGGCACCCTTGAGGTGTTCGACGAGAAACCGCGTTGA
- a CDS encoding alpha/beta hydrolase has translation MRIRGLAAVRAGLESAPLPDMPPMAAIDDLTAPGPAGPIPLRIYRPTTEQSAPVLVYLHGGGLVMGSNHSFEPLARALAHASDAAVVSVDYRLAPEAAPPAQFDDAYAATEWVATQADSLGVDAGRLAVVGDSAGGSLAAAVALAARDHGGPDIAAQVLLYPGLDRDMGTTSITSMPDAPMLRHDDILYMHELVDQGSGVARDPYQIPAYAQDLRDLPAAIVVTGECDPIRDWGERYACRLRDAGVQTTLTRYPGMYHGFLMRSDATARGRLAIAEIGALLHAKFRHLGTESGSPDQRTVVRSSNSTPTTIERLTL, from the coding sequence ATGCGCATCCGCGGCCTGGCCGCGGTGCGGGCCGGCCTCGAATCCGCGCCGCTGCCCGATATGCCGCCGATGGCGGCCATCGACGATCTGACGGCTCCCGGCCCGGCGGGACCGATCCCGCTGCGAATCTACCGGCCCACCACCGAACAGTCCGCGCCTGTGCTTGTCTACCTGCACGGCGGTGGGCTGGTGATGGGAAGCAATCACTCGTTCGAACCCCTGGCGCGTGCGCTGGCCCACGCCAGCGACGCCGCGGTGGTATCGGTCGACTACCGACTGGCGCCGGAGGCGGCGCCACCGGCCCAGTTCGACGACGCCTACGCTGCTACTGAATGGGTTGCGACGCAGGCCGATTCGCTTGGTGTCGACGCGGGCCGGCTCGCGGTGGTCGGCGACAGCGCGGGCGGATCGCTGGCTGCCGCTGTCGCATTGGCGGCGCGGGATCACGGCGGACCCGACATCGCCGCTCAAGTGCTGCTCTACCCGGGCCTGGACAGAGACATGGGCACGACGTCGATCACCTCGATGCCGGATGCGCCGATGCTGCGCCACGACGACATCCTCTATATGCACGAGTTGGTCGATCAGGGGTCTGGGGTGGCGCGGGATCCCTATCAAATCCCGGCCTATGCACAGGATCTGCGCGATCTGCCGGCAGCCATCGTGGTCACCGGAGAGTGCGATCCGATCCGGGACTGGGGCGAACGGTACGCGTGCCGGCTGCGTGATGCCGGCGTGCAGACGACGCTCACGCGCTACCCGGGCATGTATCACGGCTTCCTGATGCGTTCTGATGCCACCGCGCGGGGCCGTCTGGCGATCGCGGAGATCGGGGCGCTGTTACACGCGAAATTCCGCCATCTCGGCACCGAAAGCGGATCTCCCGATCAACGGACGGTCGTCAGATCGTCCAACTCGACACCCACCACAATCGAACGCCTCACCTTGTGA